A genomic stretch from Oleomonas cavernae includes:
- a CDS encoding type II toxin-antitoxin system Phd/YefM family antitoxin, which yields MDETEYLLSNPANRRRLDQAIAELNRGAGVILTPEEWDRITKSTGEVAEAMPSPNKAE from the coding sequence ATGGATGAAACAGAATATCTCTTGTCCAACCCGGCGAACCGGCGCCGGCTGGATCAGGCTATTGCGGAACTTAACCGCGGTGCCGGGGTGATCCTGACGCCTGAAGAATGGGATAGGATAACGAAAAGCACCGGGGAGGTCGCTGAAGCGATGCCCTCGCCCAACAAGGCCGAGTAA
- the gltX gene encoding glutamate--tRNA ligase, whose amino-acid sequence MHVRFAPSPTGRLHVGNARIALVNWLFARAQGGQFMFRLDDTDTERSTAEFAAGIEEDLRWLGLAWDSFARESDRMARYARAVEDLKAAGRLYPAWETAEELDLKRKLQIAQHRPPVYDRAALNLGAADHERLTAERGPPHWRFKLDGRRVTWSDLVKGETVVDTASLSDPVLIRADGRPLYTLTSVVDDIDFAISHVIRGEDHVTNTGVQIELFEALGGAVPGFGHLSLLVDASGAGLSKRTGSLSLGSLREQGIEPLAVNGLLARLGTADPVEPVATLESLIDGFDIGRFGKAPARFDPAELAALSARTLHLLSFEAVRDRLPEGASEAFWHAVRGNLATLAEAAVWWQVVTGPLAVPAIDDAAAVLAAAAQMLPPGPHDETVWSTWTKSIGAATGVKGKALFLPLRLALTGQDHGPEMRVLLPLIGENELRRRLNTALGK is encoded by the coding sequence ATTCACGTTCGTTTCGCGCCCAGCCCGACGGGCCGGCTGCATGTCGGCAATGCCCGCATCGCCCTGGTGAACTGGTTGTTTGCCCGGGCGCAGGGCGGGCAGTTCATGTTCCGCCTCGATGATACCGATACCGAACGCTCTACCGCCGAGTTCGCGGCGGGGATCGAGGAAGATCTGCGCTGGCTGGGCCTGGCCTGGGACAGCTTTGCCCGCGAGAGCGACCGCATGGCGCGCTATGCCCGGGCGGTCGAGGATCTGAAGGCGGCCGGCCGGCTCTACCCGGCCTGGGAAACCGCGGAGGAACTGGACCTCAAGCGCAAGCTGCAGATCGCCCAGCACCGCCCGCCGGTCTATGACCGGGCGGCGTTGAACCTCGGCGCAGCCGACCATGAACGGCTGACCGCCGAGCGCGGCCCGCCGCATTGGCGCTTCAAGCTGGACGGCCGCCGGGTGACCTGGAGCGACCTGGTAAAGGGCGAGACCGTGGTGGATACGGCGTCGCTGTCCGATCCGGTGCTGATCCGCGCCGACGGCCGGCCGCTCTATACCCTGACCTCGGTGGTCGATGACATCGATTTCGCCATCAGCCACGTCATCCGGGGCGAGGACCACGTCACCAATACCGGCGTGCAGATCGAATTGTTCGAGGCCCTGGGCGGGGCGGTGCCGGGCTTCGGCCACCTGTCGCTGCTGGTCGATGCCAGTGGCGCCGGCCTGTCCAAGCGCACCGGTTCGCTCTCGCTGGGCTCATTGCGCGAACAGGGGATCGAGCCCTTGGCCGTGAACGGCCTGCTGGCCCGGCTGGGCACGGCTGACCCCGTGGAGCCGGTGGCCACGCTGGAATCGCTGATCGACGGCTTCGATATCGGCCGCTTCGGCAAGGCGCCGGCGCGCTTCGATCCGGCCGAACTGGCGGCCCTCTCGGCCCGCACCCTGCACCTGCTGTCCTTCGAGGCGGTGCGGGACCGCCTGCCCGAAGGGGCGAGCGAGGCCTTCTGGCACGCCGTGCGCGGCAACCTGGCGACGCTGGCCGAGGCTGCCGTGTGGTGGCAGGTGGTGACCGGGCCGCTCGCCGTGCCGGCTATCGACGACGCCGCGGCGGTGCTGGCCGCTGCCGCACAGATGCTGCCTCCCGGCCCGCATGACGAGACGGTCTGGTCGACCTGGACCAAGAGCATCGGCGCCGCGACCGGGGTCAAGGGCAAGGCCCTGTTCCTGCCCCTGCGCCTGGCGCTGACCGGCCAGGACCATGGCCCTGAAATGCGAGTACTGCTGCCCCTGATCGGCGAAAACGAGCTTCGTCGCCGGTTGAACACGGCCCTGGGTAAATAG
- a CDS encoding GGDEF domain-containing protein, with product MSLRDQGKSVEERAVRPMRTAIAAAGFAFLITNAVFLLLVVFLRHQIERETDIVGQFLAAHLADGARDLDDQPATGKILALSSVSAPLPDGEPTACTERLAAWYSAQFPDGDQTGIAAFVRPICQGRVANVGYGRRFGVVDVLIRRAGPTGQIMVDAVTVRRSDLSAVDLVVQNPRLPVVAAVVALLAGIFAYFMRRQPYRLYLAARQNAATDGLSGVLRREEFFAGAEELVRDARLNSHAVSLLALDIDHFKSVNDRFGHAAGDEVIRICGNLISATVRGGDLVGRIGGEEFMVLLPDLPKFIGAEVADRLRKRIKSHGFAFGDETFFATVSIGVSSMMQADTLQTLAERADRRLYQAKRTGRNRVVWEDEDNFDY from the coding sequence ATGAGCCTGCGTGATCAGGGCAAGTCGGTTGAGGAGCGTGCCGTCAGGCCCATGCGAACGGCCATTGCCGCGGCCGGCTTCGCGTTCTTGATCACCAACGCGGTTTTTCTGCTGCTGGTGGTGTTTCTGCGCCACCAGATCGAGCGTGAAACCGACATCGTCGGGCAATTCCTGGCCGCCCATCTCGCCGATGGCGCCAGGGACCTCGACGACCAGCCCGCCACCGGAAAAATTCTGGCCCTGAGTTCGGTCTCCGCGCCCTTGCCCGACGGCGAGCCCACGGCCTGCACCGAACGGCTGGCGGCCTGGTACAGTGCCCAGTTTCCCGATGGCGACCAGACCGGGATTGCCGCCTTCGTCCGGCCGATCTGCCAGGGCAGGGTGGCCAATGTCGGCTACGGCCGCCGCTTCGGGGTGGTGGATGTGCTGATCCGCCGGGCCGGCCCCACCGGCCAGATCATGGTCGATGCGGTCACCGTCCGGCGCAGTGATTTGAGCGCGGTGGATCTGGTCGTGCAGAATCCGCGCCTGCCGGTGGTCGCCGCCGTCGTCGCCCTGCTGGCCGGGATCTTCGCCTATTTCATGCGCCGGCAGCCCTATCGGCTTTATCTCGCCGCCCGGCAGAACGCGGCGACCGACGGGCTTTCCGGCGTGCTGCGGCGCGAGGAGTTTTTCGCCGGCGCCGAGGAACTGGTCCGGGATGCACGGTTGAACAGCCATGCCGTCAGCCTGCTGGCACTCGACATCGACCATTTCAAGTCGGTCAACGACCGGTTCGGCCATGCCGCCGGCGACGAGGTGATCCGCATCTGCGGCAACCTGATCAGCGCCACGGTGCGCGGCGGCGACCTGGTAGGCCGGATCGGCGGCGAGGAGTTCATGGTGCTGCTGCCCGATCTGCCCAAATTCATCGGTGCCGAGGTGGCGGACCGCCTGCGCAAGCGCATCAAGTCCCATGGCTTCGCCTTCGGCGACGAAACCTTCTTTGCCACGGTCAGCATCGGCGTCTCGTCCATGATGCAGGCGGACACCCTGCAAACCCTGGCCGAGCGGGCCGATCGGCGGCTCTACCAGGCCAAGCGGACAGGCCGGAACCGGGTCGTCTGGGAAGACGAGGACAATTTCGACTATTGA
- the cysS gene encoding cysteine--tRNA ligase, with product MGGRRVALVLHNGATGKREEFVPLRHDSVGMYVCGPTVYDFAHIGNARPVIVFDVLYRLLKRRYATVHYVRNITDIDDKINARAKASGEPILAITARTTAAFHEDMAALGALPPDAEPRATSHIPQMIAMIERLIERGFAYVAAGHVLFNVPAKADYGKLSNRSRDELIAGARIDVAPYKRDAADFTLWKPSDAETPGWDSPWGRGRPGWHIECSAMSLAQLGKTFDIHGGGRDLVFPHHENEVAQSEAANGAPFVRYWVHNGFLTVNGEKMSKSLGNFIIVRDALKQAPGEALRLNMLSTHYRAPMDWNDDGIARARLALDRWYGLIEKAEVHWGRSITPDTHLPAGVEAALDDDLNTPQAIAEMHQIANAAFQCGTEDALVPAAAALKAAGLVLGILQDEAHHWFRWQPRGADGLDEAAIEAAIEARKAARKAKDFAQADRIRDDLVARGIVLEDGPAGTKWKRVS from the coding sequence ATCGGAGGACGACGGGTGGCACTGGTTCTGCATAACGGCGCGACGGGCAAGCGGGAAGAATTTGTCCCCCTACGGCACGATTCGGTCGGCATGTATGTCTGCGGGCCGACCGTCTACGACTTCGCCCATATCGGCAATGCGCGGCCCGTCATCGTCTTCGACGTGCTCTACCGCCTGCTGAAGCGCCGCTACGCGACCGTCCACTATGTCCGCAACATCACGGACATCGACGACAAGATCAACGCCCGGGCCAAGGCCTCGGGCGAGCCGATTTTGGCGATTACCGCGCGCACCACTGCCGCCTTCCACGAGGACATGGCCGCCCTGGGGGCGCTGCCGCCCGATGCCGAGCCGCGGGCCACCAGCCATATTCCGCAGATGATCGCCATGATCGAGCGGCTGATCGAGCGCGGCTTCGCCTATGTCGCCGCGGGCCACGTCCTGTTCAACGTGCCGGCCAAGGCGGACTACGGCAAGCTGTCGAACCGCAGCCGGGACGAGTTGATCGCCGGCGCCCGCATCGACGTGGCGCCCTACAAGCGCGATGCGGCGGACTTCACCCTGTGGAAGCCGTCGGACGCCGAGACCCCGGGCTGGGACAGCCCCTGGGGCCGCGGCCGGCCCGGCTGGCACATCGAGTGCAGCGCCATGAGCCTGGCGCAGTTGGGCAAGACCTTCGACATTCACGGCGGCGGCCGCGACCTGGTCTTTCCCCATCACGAGAACGAGGTCGCCCAGTCGGAAGCGGCCAATGGCGCGCCCTTCGTGCGCTATTGGGTGCATAACGGCTTCCTGACCGTGAACGGCGAGAAAATGTCCAAGAGCCTGGGCAATTTCATCATCGTCCGCGACGCCCTGAAGCAGGCGCCGGGCGAGGCCCTGCGCCTCAACATGCTCTCGACCCATTACCGTGCGCCGATGGACTGGAACGACGACGGCATCGCCCGCGCCCGCCTGGCGCTCGACCGCTGGTACGGCCTGATCGAGAAGGCCGAGGTGCATTGGGGCCGGTCGATCACGCCCGATACGCACCTGCCGGCCGGGGTCGAGGCGGCGCTGGACGACGACCTGAACACGCCCCAGGCGATCGCGGAGATGCACCAGATCGCCAACGCCGCCTTCCAGTGCGGCACCGAGGATGCCCTGGTGCCCGCCGCCGCCGCCCTGAAGGCCGCGGGCCTGGTGCTGGGCATCCTGCAGGATGAGGCACATCACTGGTTCCGCTGGCAGCCCCGGGGGGCGGACGGCCTGGACGAGGCCGCGATCGAGGCGGCGATCGAAGCGCGCAAGGCCGCGCGCAAGGCCAAGGATTTTGCGCAGGCCGATCGCATCCGCGACGACCTCGTCGCCCGGGGGATCGTTCTCGAGGACGGCCCCGCGGGCACCAAGTGGAAACGGGTATCATGA
- the cimA gene encoding citramalate synthase, translating into MSRERLYLFDTTLRDGAQTRGVDFSVEDKRAIAIALDKIGVDYVEGGWPGANPTDTAFFADPPALKRATFTAFGMTRRPGRSADNDPGLAGLTGTAAPAICIVGKSWDFQVKVALDIPLHENVEIIGDSIAHLAAKGREAMLDAEHFFDGYKANPAYAMECIRAAWAAGAKWVVLCDTNGGTLPHEVERIVADVADAVPGIRLGIHAHNDTENAVANSLAAIRSGARQVQGTLNGLGERCGNANLVSLIGTLCLKPDFAERFETGITQDGLRHLTQTSRLLDEILNRSPNRHAAYVGQAAFAHKGGLHVSAVLKDPRTYEHVPPESVGNERHVLISDQAGKSNILARLHDVGIDLDPKDPRVDRLLETVKEREYLGYSYDGADASFELMARRVLGQIPDYFFVESFKVLVERRYNARRELVTVSEAIVRTQVDGNKLLSVGEGNGPVNALDAALRQDLGKYQRYIEDLELVDFKVRILQLGNAAAVSGPASVDRWQAGTGAVTRVLIENADGQGNRWFTVGVSPNIVEASFQALTDAIVYKLYRDGAPAGTGPAE; encoded by the coding sequence ATGAGCCGGGAACGCCTTTATCTCTTCGACACCACCCTGAGGGACGGCGCGCAGACGCGCGGCGTCGATTTCTCGGTCGAGGACAAGCGTGCCATTGCCATTGCCCTGGACAAGATCGGCGTCGACTACGTCGAGGGCGGCTGGCCCGGCGCCAACCCGACCGATACCGCCTTCTTCGCCGATCCGCCGGCCCTGAAACGTGCCACCTTCACCGCCTTCGGCATGACCAGGCGGCCCGGGCGCAGCGCCGACAACGATCCGGGCCTCGCCGGCCTGACCGGCACGGCGGCGCCGGCCATCTGCATCGTCGGCAAGTCGTGGGATTTCCAGGTCAAGGTCGCCCTCGACATCCCGCTGCACGAGAATGTCGAAATCATCGGGGACTCGATCGCCCACCTCGCCGCCAAGGGGCGCGAGGCGATGCTCGATGCCGAGCATTTCTTCGATGGTTACAAGGCCAACCCGGCCTATGCGATGGAATGCATCCGCGCCGCCTGGGCCGCAGGCGCCAAGTGGGTGGTGCTGTGCGATACCAATGGCGGCACGCTGCCCCACGAGGTCGAGCGGATCGTGGCCGATGTGGCCGATGCGGTGCCCGGCATCCGGCTTGGCATTCATGCCCATAACGACACCGAGAATGCGGTGGCCAATTCGCTGGCGGCGATCCGTTCGGGCGCGCGCCAAGTCCAGGGCACCCTGAACGGCCTGGGCGAGCGTTGCGGCAATGCCAACCTGGTCAGCCTGATCGGCACCCTGTGCCTGAAGCCCGATTTCGCCGAGCGTTTCGAGACCGGCATCACGCAGGACGGCCTGCGCCATCTGACGCAAACCTCGCGCCTGCTGGACGAGATCCTCAATCGCAGCCCCAACCGCCACGCCGCCTATGTCGGCCAGGCGGCCTTTGCCCACAAGGGCGGGCTTCACGTCTCGGCCGTGCTGAAGGACCCGCGCACCTACGAGCACGTGCCGCCGGAAAGCGTCGGCAACGAGCGCCATGTGCTGATCTCCGACCAGGCCGGCAAGTCCAACATCCTGGCCCGGCTGCACGATGTCGGTATCGATCTCGACCCCAAGGACCCCCGTGTCGACCGTCTGCTCGAGACGGTGAAGGAGCGGGAATATCTGGGCTATTCCTATGATGGCGCCGATGCCTCGTTCGAGTTGATGGCGCGCCGCGTGCTGGGCCAGATCCCCGACTATTTCTTCGTCGAGAGTTTCAAGGTCCTGGTCGAGCGGCGTTACAACGCACGCCGCGAACTGGTCACCGTGTCCGAGGCGATCGTACGCACCCAGGTCGACGGCAACAAGCTGCTGTCGGTGGGCGAAGGCAACGGCCCGGTCAACGCCCTCGACGCCGCGTTGCGCCAGGACCTGGGCAAGTACCAGCGCTATATCGAGGATCTGGAACTGGTCGATTTCAAGGTCCGCATCCTGCAACTGGGCAATGCCGCCGCGGTGTCCGGCCCGGCCTCGGTCGACCGTTGGCAGGCTGGTACCGGCGCTGTTACCCGGGTGCTGATCGAGAATGCCGATGGCCAGGGCAATCGCTGGTTCACCGTCGGTGTCTCGCCCAATATCGTCGAGGCCTCGTTCCAGGCGCTGACCGACGCCATCGTCTACAAGCTCTATCGCGACGGTGCGCCGGCAGGCACCGGCCCGGCCGAATGA
- a CDS encoding RNA methyltransferase — translation MTSDEETIRAPGAMPFGVGIGARPKPKGVGQGPKDGPGPVVILVTPQMGENIGTTARAMANFGLSELRLVAPRDGWPNERAFSAASGADWILQEARVFETTAAAVADLTRVYATTARDRDMVKPVVTPRRAALEFKAFIDDGRKPGILFGPERTGLENDDVALSHTILNVPTSPRFWSLNLAQAVLLVAYEWHMLGVESPDRFLRIGQTEPAPQGEVQALVDHLVAELDDAGFLRPPEKKPSMVRNITSFIQRAEPTTQDVRTFRGVIRALTRRFQRNAPKPGA, via the coding sequence ATGACCAGCGACGAAGAGACCATACGCGCCCCCGGCGCCATGCCCTTCGGGGTCGGCATCGGGGCGCGGCCCAAGCCCAAGGGCGTCGGCCAGGGGCCCAAGGACGGGCCCGGCCCGGTGGTCATCCTGGTCACGCCGCAGATGGGCGAGAACATCGGCACGACAGCGCGCGCCATGGCCAATTTCGGCCTGAGCGAACTGCGCCTGGTTGCCCCGCGCGACGGCTGGCCCAACGAGCGTGCCTTCTCGGCCGCCTCGGGGGCCGACTGGATCCTGCAGGAAGCCCGGGTGTTCGAGACCACGGCGGCGGCGGTGGCCGATCTTACCCGCGTCTATGCCACCACGGCGCGCGACCGCGACATGGTCAAGCCGGTGGTGACGCCCAGGCGCGCCGCCCTGGAATTCAAGGCCTTCATCGACGACGGCCGCAAGCCGGGCATCCTGTTCGGGCCCGAGCGCACGGGCCTGGAAAACGACGACGTGGCCCTGTCCCACACCATCCTGAACGTGCCGACCTCGCCGCGCTTCTGGTCGCTGAACCTGGCCCAGGCGGTGCTGCTGGTGGCCTATGAATGGCACATGCTGGGTGTCGAATCGCCCGATCGCTTCCTGCGCATCGGCCAGACCGAGCCCGCCCCGCAGGGCGAGGTCCAGGCCCTGGTCGATCACCTGGTCGCGGAACTGGACGATGCCGGCTTCCTGCGCCCGCCGGAAAAGAAGCCCTCGATGGTGCGCAACATCACCAGTTTCATCCAGCGCGCCGAACCCACCACCCAGGACGTCCGCACCTTCCGCGGCGTGATCCGCGCCCTGACCCGGCGCTTCCAGCGCAATGCGCCAAAGCCCGGCGCCTGA
- a CDS encoding helix-turn-helix domain-containing protein, which yields MTQLSGAGNSPNMRGMERVDSTAAKRKPPFALLLKELRTQRRLSQLGLALESEVAQRHISFLESGRARPGRDVILKLATGLDLSLRATNSLLTAAGFAGEVEETPLDAPALTIAKGAIEFLLERIEPCPAILVDADWNVHGSNTGAARLLTAIATPEGAARATGARGLNLVTLLKDEKGLVVPLKEREQLVAHMQGARTVFTPSDLPVALPFLPTTFLTRDRTLSFLTILASLQGSRDVTLEELRVEIFFPADEVTKAWLDEGKAN from the coding sequence ATGACGCAGCTTTCCGGCGCCGGAAATTCGCCTAACATGCGGGGCATGGAACGCGTCGACAGCACGGCGGCCAAACGCAAGCCGCCGTTCGCCCTGCTGCTGAAAGAACTGCGCACGCAGCGCCGGCTCAGCCAACTGGGCCTGGCGCTGGAGAGCGAGGTCGCCCAGCGGCATATCAGCTTCCTCGAATCCGGCCGGGCCCGGCCGGGCCGGGACGTGATCCTGAAGCTCGCCACCGGCCTCGACCTGTCGCTGCGCGCGACCAACAGCCTGCTGACCGCGGCCGGCTTTGCCGGCGAGGTCGAGGAGACGCCCTTGGACGCGCCCGCCCTGACGATCGCCAAGGGTGCCATCGAATTCCTGTTGGAGCGGATCGAGCCGTGCCCGGCCATCCTGGTCGATGCCGACTGGAACGTGCACGGCAGCAACACGGGCGCCGCCCGCCTGCTGACCGCGATCGCCACGCCCGAAGGTGCCGCCCGGGCCACCGGGGCCCGGGGCCTGAACCTGGTCACCCTGCTGAAGGACGAGAAGGGCCTGGTGGTGCCGCTGAAGGAGCGCGAGCAGTTGGTCGCCCACATGCAGGGCGCCCGCACCGTGTTCACGCCGAGCGACCTGCCGGTCGCCCTGCCCTTCCTGCCCACCACGTTCCTGACCAGGGACCGCACCCTGTCGTTCCTGACCATCCTGGCCAGCCTGCAGGGCTCGCGCGACGTAACCCTCGAAGAGCTGCGCGTGGAAATCTTCTTCCCCGCCGACGAGGTGACCAAGGCCTGGCTCGACGAAGGCAAGGCGAATTGA
- a CDS encoding DUF4345 family protein has translation MPIANIVVAALMILMGLAAFARPRQFLVPLGLPAETPDARNEVQAVYGGFGVAIGAVLLAPIWLPALGDGPALVVAVALGGMAFGRMIGALRERIGKVPALFLVLEATGAAILIASAETLP, from the coding sequence ATGCCCATCGCCAACATCGTCGTCGCCGCGTTGATGATCCTCATGGGGCTCGCCGCCTTCGCGCGGCCACGCCAGTTCCTGGTCCCCCTGGGCCTGCCCGCGGAAACCCCTGACGCCCGCAACGAGGTGCAGGCGGTCTACGGCGGCTTTGGCGTTGCCATCGGCGCGGTGCTGCTGGCGCCGATCTGGCTGCCCGCGCTTGGCGACGGCCCGGCCCTGGTGGTGGCGGTCGCCCTGGGCGGCATGGCCTTCGGGCGCATGATCGGCGCCTTGCGCGAGCGTATCGGCAAGGTCCCGGCCCTGTTCCTGGTGCTGGAAGCCACCGGCGCCGCGATCCTGATCGCCAGCGCGGAGACCCTGCCATGA
- a CDS encoding Lrp/AsnC family transcriptional regulator — MDRHLVDLLQRNGQTSYAELSKAVGLAVSSVNDRVRKLVERGVITGYHAHVSPEAAGLDLLAFVFIGWSDPEVAAPFLERIGSEPAVQEAHHVTGQWNYLLKVRVRTTRMLEAFLANVIKAIPGIQRTETLIVLSSAKETMALPTALPDWFK, encoded by the coding sequence ATGGACCGCCATTTGGTCGACCTGCTCCAGCGCAACGGCCAGACCTCCTATGCCGAGTTGTCGAAGGCGGTGGGCCTGGCGGTTTCCTCGGTCAACGACCGGGTGCGCAAGCTGGTCGAGCGCGGCGTCATCACCGGCTATCACGCCCATGTCTCGCCCGAGGCGGCCGGCCTGGACCTGCTCGCCTTTGTCTTCATCGGCTGGAGCGACCCGGAAGTGGCGGCCCCCTTCCTGGAGCGCATCGGCAGCGAGCCGGCGGTGCAGGAAGCCCACCACGTCACCGGCCAATGGAATTACCTGCTGAAGGTCAGGGTGCGGACCACCCGCATGCTGGAAGCCTTCCTGGCCAACGTCATCAAGGCCATTCCGGGCATCCAGCGCACCGAGACCCTGATCGTGCTGTCGTCGGCCAAGGAAACCATGGCGCTGCCGACCGCCCTGCCCGACTGGTTCAAGTAG